From Onychostoma macrolepis isolate SWU-2019 chromosome 05, ASM1243209v1, whole genome shotgun sequence, one genomic window encodes:
- the LOC131540116 gene encoding cytosolic phospholipase A2 gamma-like isoform X5, producing MSASILQESGEVRIAHSLHTKEEEFVVKRRKTVFQSLQKFKIHCSKDEAPHIALLGSGGGQRAMVGLLGSLVQLDKAGLLDCILYLSGVSGSTWCMASLYQEPDWSTKLETVKDRIIKRLSGPGVSWGDALAKLKKYYNERDFFSLTDFWAAIVVTTYVKEIDECKLSDQWDHLSKDPFPIYTVIDKQCKQCKEEKDSWFEISPHEAGYSLTGAFVETSSFGSQFDNGSKKKQQDEFDMLYLQALCGSALADGKEIKKFLWEKIHGAFEAMRKRVKHNKDPNSPPVEKCLQVFMDLVDMNLCVLNDEDPSALDESIRKTLNELDRGKHQLIFPIKQLNLADKQDAKRYMKQRTEDVCNHLSHCFSSWTDVKMWTRICERMAHWIWGRNYDFLHNMDVISCCDPSDETVPSTLLESETRDYEDAGLLLNSPYFSVLREERHTDLIISLDFSDGDPFTTLREAADVCKNLKINFPKHIPSEDSQNPKDFYVFKEKNAPTVIHIPLFNVVNCGDDIEGWRKKYSTFQGPYSAEMITDLMEVAGKNISNNREKLLEQIGAAVGQKRK from the exons TGGGGAGGTGAGAATCGCACACTCTCTACATACGAAGGAAGAAGAGTTTGTAGTCAAAAGGAGAAAAACTGTTTTTCAAAGCCTGCAGAAATTTAAGATACACTGCAGTAAG GATGAGGCGCCACACATTGCATTACTGGGTTCTGGAGGAGGACAAAGAGCCATGGTGGGTTTGCTGGGATCCCTGGTTCAGCTTGATAAAGCAGGTCTTCTGGACTGCATCCTTTATCTGAGCGGAGTCTCTGGATCCACCTG GTGCATGGCCTCCTTATACCAAGAACCAGACTGGTCCACCAAACTAGAGACCGTGAAAGACAGAATCATCAAGAGACTCAGCGGACCAGGAGTCAGCTGGGGAGACGCATTGGCCAAACTgaagaaatattacaatgagAGAGACTTCTTCAGCTTGACTGATTTCTGGGCAGCAATAGTCGTCACAACATACGTGAAAGAG ATTGACGAATGCAAACTCTCAGATCAGTGGGACCATCTCAGTAAAGACCCGTTTCCCATTTACACAGTGATCGACAAACAATGCAAACAATGCAAGGAGGAGAAAG ACTCCTGGTTTGAGATCAGTCCACATGAAGCAGGTTATTCCCTCACTGGAGCATTTGTGGAAACCTCCAGCTTCGGCAGCCAGTTTGACAACGGCTCCAAGAAAAAACAGCAGGATGAATTTGACATGCTGTACCTGCAAG CTCTGTGTGGCAGCGCTTTAGCTGATGGAAAGGAGATTAAGAAATTCCTCTGGGAAAAAATACATGGTGCATTTGAGGCAATGAGGAAACGTGTTAAACACAATAAAG ACCCAAACTCCCCACCTGTAGAAAAGTGTTTACAGGTGTTCATGGATCTTGTGGACATGAATCTCTGTGTTTTGAATGACGAAGATCCTTCTGCTCTTGATGAATCCATCAGAAAAACACTGAATG AGCTCGATAGAGGCAAACATCAGCTGATTTTTCCTATAAAACAACTGAATCTTGCTGATAAACAAGATGCAAAACGCTATATGAAGCAACGCACTGAAGATGTGTGTAATCATTTGAGTCATTGTTTCAGTTCCTGGACCG ATGTAAAGATGTGGACACGCATTTGTGAACGCATGGCTCACTGGATCTGGGGCAGGAATTATGACTTTCTCCACAACATGGATG ttatttcatGCTGTGATCCCTCAGATGAAACTGTGCCTTCTACTCTTCTGGAAAGCGAGACAAGAGACTATGAAGATGCCGGACTGTTGCTAAACTCACCCTACTTCTCAGTGCTGAGAGAAGAACGACACACTGATCTCATAATTTCCCTGGATTTCAGTGATGGCGATCCTTTCACG ACACTGAGAGAAGCTGCTGATGTGTGCAAGAATCTAAAGATCAATTTCCCTAAACATATTCCCAGTGAGGACTCACAGAACCCGAAGGACTTCTATGtgttcaaagaaaaaaatgctccaaCTGTGATTCACATCCCTCTGTTTAATGTGGTCAACTGTGGAG ATGATATTGAGGgctggagaaaaaaatatagcACCTTTCAAGGTCCTTACAGCGCTGAGATGATCACTGATCTTATGGAGGTCGCTGGAAAAAACATCTCAAACAACAGAGAGAAACTACTGGAGCAGATTGGTGCTGCTGTTGGGCAAAAAAGGAAATAA
- the LOC131540116 gene encoding cytosolic phospholipase A2 gamma-like isoform X6 translates to MRRSSHKPPVYVRKMWTRRRHIDQDEAPHIALLGSGGGQRAMVGLLGSLVQLDKAGLLDCILYLSGVSGSTWCMASLYQEPDWSTKLETVKDRIIKRLSGPGVSWGDALAKLKKYYNERDFFSLTDFWAAIVVTTYVKEIDECKLSDQWDHLSKDPFPIYTVIDKQCKQCKEEKDSWFEISPHEAGYSLTGAFVETSSFGSQFDNGSKKKQQDEFDMLYLQALCGSALADGKEIKKFLWEKIHGAFEAMRKRVKHNKDPNSPPVEKCLQVFMDLVDMNLCVLNDEDPSALDESIRKTLNELDRGKHQLIFPIKQLNLADKQDAKRYMKQRTEDVCNHLSHCFSSWTDVKMWTRICERMAHWIWGRNYDFLHNMDVISCCDPSDETVPSTLLESETRDYEDAGLLLNSPYFSVLREERHTDLIISLDFSDGDPFTTLREAADVCKNLKINFPKHIPSEDSQNPKDFYVFKEKNAPTVIHIPLFNVVNCGDDIEGWRKKYSTFQGPYSAEMITDLMEVAGKNISNNREKLLEQIGAAVGQKRK, encoded by the exons GATGAGGCGCCACACATTGCATTACTGGGTTCTGGAGGAGGACAAAGAGCCATGGTGGGTTTGCTGGGATCCCTGGTTCAGCTTGATAAAGCAGGTCTTCTGGACTGCATCCTTTATCTGAGCGGAGTCTCTGGATCCACCTG GTGCATGGCCTCCTTATACCAAGAACCAGACTGGTCCACCAAACTAGAGACCGTGAAAGACAGAATCATCAAGAGACTCAGCGGACCAGGAGTCAGCTGGGGAGACGCATTGGCCAAACTgaagaaatattacaatgagAGAGACTTCTTCAGCTTGACTGATTTCTGGGCAGCAATAGTCGTCACAACATACGTGAAAGAG ATTGACGAATGCAAACTCTCAGATCAGTGGGACCATCTCAGTAAAGACCCGTTTCCCATTTACACAGTGATCGACAAACAATGCAAACAATGCAAGGAGGAGAAAG ACTCCTGGTTTGAGATCAGTCCACATGAAGCAGGTTATTCCCTCACTGGAGCATTTGTGGAAACCTCCAGCTTCGGCAGCCAGTTTGACAACGGCTCCAAGAAAAAACAGCAGGATGAATTTGACATGCTGTACCTGCAAG CTCTGTGTGGCAGCGCTTTAGCTGATGGAAAGGAGATTAAGAAATTCCTCTGGGAAAAAATACATGGTGCATTTGAGGCAATGAGGAAACGTGTTAAACACAATAAAG ACCCAAACTCCCCACCTGTAGAAAAGTGTTTACAGGTGTTCATGGATCTTGTGGACATGAATCTCTGTGTTTTGAATGACGAAGATCCTTCTGCTCTTGATGAATCCATCAGAAAAACACTGAATG AGCTCGATAGAGGCAAACATCAGCTGATTTTTCCTATAAAACAACTGAATCTTGCTGATAAACAAGATGCAAAACGCTATATGAAGCAACGCACTGAAGATGTGTGTAATCATTTGAGTCATTGTTTCAGTTCCTGGACCG ATGTAAAGATGTGGACACGCATTTGTGAACGCATGGCTCACTGGATCTGGGGCAGGAATTATGACTTTCTCCACAACATGGATG ttatttcatGCTGTGATCCCTCAGATGAAACTGTGCCTTCTACTCTTCTGGAAAGCGAGACAAGAGACTATGAAGATGCCGGACTGTTGCTAAACTCACCCTACTTCTCAGTGCTGAGAGAAGAACGACACACTGATCTCATAATTTCCCTGGATTTCAGTGATGGCGATCCTTTCACG ACACTGAGAGAAGCTGCTGATGTGTGCAAGAATCTAAAGATCAATTTCCCTAAACATATTCCCAGTGAGGACTCACAGAACCCGAAGGACTTCTATGtgttcaaagaaaaaaatgctccaaCTGTGATTCACATCCCTCTGTTTAATGTGGTCAACTGTGGAG ATGATATTGAGGgctggagaaaaaaatatagcACCTTTCAAGGTCCTTACAGCGCTGAGATGATCACTGATCTTATGGAGGTCGCTGGAAAAAACATCTCAAACAACAGAGAGAAACTACTGGAGCAGATTGGTGCTGCTGTTGGGCAAAAAAGGAAATAA
- the LOC131540817 gene encoding cytosolic phospholipase A2 gamma-like gives MERKVGMISRARQGGTVRFKPLLNGSEQEFVASRRNTVLQTLKKLQIQCSRDEVPNIALLGSGGGQRAMVGLLGSLVQLDKAGLLDCILYLSGVSGSTWCMASLYKEPDWSTKLETVKDKIIERISGPGVSWGDKLAKLKKYYNGKDFFSLTDIWAVMIVTSFVKEIDEHTLTEQRNKNNKDPFPIYTVVDKQSKESNDGDQWFEINPYEAGYSLTGAFVDTSSFSSQFHKGSKKKHQGEFDMLYLQALCGSALGDEQQIKEEILEKIQEFFEKKDTILEAMRKEQPQKEHEEVKKEMESVSVHGGFASDDVPISPPVDGCYQVLMDLVDMNLTVLKGEDTSHLDESIRRNLNDLSGGTNHSIGSTEKLETADIMNLTMDVCNNLRGRIKFWLFDAWIGMFECVTQWIWGRKYNFLHNMTDGAVPPALLESETRDYIDAGLSNNSPYFSVLRKERDIDLIISLDFSAGDPFMTVKDAADTCKKLNIPFPEVNIPSEDKDKPKDFYVFRGKNAPTVIHIPLFNVVNCGDKIQTWQDKYRTFNSSYSAEMITDLMEVAGKNISNNKKKLLEEIRVAVGKKDPGAL, from the exons ATGGAGAGGAAGGTTGGGATGATTTCAAGGGCCCGACAAGG CGGTACGGTGAGATTCAAACCCCTACTGAATGGGAGCGAGCAGGAGTTTGTAGCCAGCAGGAGAAACACTGTTCTACAAACTCTGAAGAAGCTTCAGATTCAATGCAGTCGG GATGAGGTGCCAAACATTGCATTACTGGGTTCTGGAGGAGGACAAAGAGCCATGGTGGGTTTGCTGGGATCCCTGGTTCAGCTTGATAAAGCAGGTCTTCTGGACTGCATCCTTTATCTGAGCGGAGTCTCTGGATCCACCTG GTGCATGGCCTCCTTatacaaagaaccagactggtCCACCAAACTAGAGACCGTGAAAGACAAAATCATCGAGAGAATCAGCGGACCAGGAGTCAGCTGGGGAGACAAACTGGCCAAactaaagaaatattacaatggGAAAGACTTCTTCAGCTTGACTGACATCTGGGCAGTGATGATCGTCACATCATTTGTGAAAGAG ATCGatgaacacacactcacagagcAGCGGAACAAGAACAATAAAGACCCATTTCCCATCTACACAGTGGTCGACAAGCAAAGCAAAGAGAGCAACGATGGAG ACCAGTGGTTTGAAATCAATCCATATGAAGCAGGTTATTCCCTCACTGGAGCGTTTGTGGACACCTCCAGCTTTAGCAGCCAGTTTCACAAGGgctcaaagaaaaaacatcaggGTGAATTTGACATGCTGTACCtgcaag CTCTTTGCGGCAGCGCTTTAGGAGATGAACAGCAGATTAAGGAAGAAATCTTGGAAAAGATAcaag aattctttgaaaaaaaagacacaataCTTGAGGCCATGAGGAAAG AACAGCCTCAGAAGGAACATGAAGAGGTTAAAAAAGAGATGGAATCAGTCTCCGTCCATGGTGGGTTTGCTTCAGATGATGTTCCAATCTCCCCACCCGTAGATGGATGTTACCAGGTGCTCATGGATCTTGTGGACATGAATCTCACTGTTTTGAAAGGCGAAGATACTTCTCATCTTGATGAGTCCATCAGAAGAAATTTGAACG ACCTCTCTGGAGGCACAAATCACAGTATTGGTTCAACTGAAAAACTGGAAACTGCTGATATAATGAATTTAACCATGGATGTGTGCAACAATTTGAGGGGTCGGATCAAATTTTGGCTATTTG ATGCTTGGATTGGTATGTTTGAATGCGTGACTCAGTGGATCTGGGGCAGGAAATATAACTTCCTCCACAACATGACAG ATGGAGCAGTGCCTCCTGCTCTTCTGGAAAGTGAGACGAGAGACTATATAGACGCCGGACTGTCGAACAACTCACCCTACTTCTCAGTGCtgagaaaagaaagagacaTTGACCTCATCATTTCCCTGGATTTCAGTGCCGGCGATCCTTTCATG ACAGTGAAGGATGCTGCTGATACATGCAAGAAACTAAACATCCCTTTCCCTGAAGTCAACATTCCCAGTGAAGACAAGGACAAACCGAAGGACTTCTATGTGTTCAGAGGCAAAAATGCTCCAACTGTGATTCACATCCCTCTGTTTAATGTGGTCAACTGTGGAG ATAAAATTCAGACCTGGCAGGATAAGTATCGCACCTTTAACAGTTCTTACAGCGCTGAGATGATCACTGATCTTATGGAAGTCGCTGGAAAAAACATCtcaaacaacaaaaagaaactGCTGGAGGAGATTCGGGTGGCCGTTGGAAAAAAGGATCCAGGCGCTTTATAA